A stretch of the Notolabrus celidotus isolate fNotCel1 chromosome 3, fNotCel1.pri, whole genome shotgun sequence genome encodes the following:
- the tmem41b gene encoding transmembrane protein 41B has translation MAKKRRERRETDGLSAVQEEVKANASEPQVQKEAQHAAGGSARVSFLILVAIFSCAASAMYLVYRNFPELPDDEMEKIKIPKDMDDAKALGTVLSKYKETYYTQVLVAYFATYSFVSLKKNLQTFAIPGSIFLSILSGYLYPFPLALFLVCLCSGLGASFCYMLSYLVGRPVVYKYLSERAQKWSQQVDKHKDHLINYIIFLRITPFLPNWFINITSPVINLPLGVFFIGTFLGVAPPSFVAINAGTQLYKLTTAGEAVSWNSLAVLGILAVLSILPVCFQKNLQKKLE, from the exons ATGGCCAAAAAGCGGAGAGAAAGACGCGAGACCGACGGGCTGTCTGCGGTCCAGGAAGAGGTGAAGGCGAATGCTAGCGAACCACAAGTACAGAAAG aggctcagcatgctgcagggGGCTCGGCACGAGTGTCGTTTTTGATACTGGTGGCTATCTTCTCCTGCGCTGCCTCAGCCATGTACCTGGTCTACAGGAACTTCCCTGAACTTCCTGA tgatgaAATGGAAAAAATCAAGATCCCAAAAGACATGGACGATGCTAAAGCTTTGGGAACTGTCctgtccaaatacaaagagacatACTACACACAAGTGCTGGTGGCCTACTTTGCAACATATAGTTTTGTATCCTTGAAGAAAAA CCTCCAGACATTTGCAATCCCTGGCTCCATCTTCCTCAGCATCCTGTCTGGATATCTCTACCCTTTCCCTTTAGCTCTTTTCTTGGTCTGCCTG TGCTCTGGCCTGGGCGCTTCATTTTGCTACATGCTGTCGTACCTGGTGGGCAGACCTGTGGTCTACAAATACCTCTCAGAGCGAGCACAGAAATGGTCTCAGCAG gttgacaaacacaaagatcaTCTGATCAACTACATCATCTTCCTGAGAATAACTCCATTCCTTCCCAACTGGTTCATCAACATCACCTCTCCTGTCATCAACCTGCCTTTGGGGGTTTTCTTCATTGGCACCTTTCTCG GAGTAGCACCACCATCCTTTGTAGCCATCAACGCAGGTACACAGCTGTACAAACTCACTACAGCTGGTGAGGCCGTTTCCTGGAACTCTCTGGCTGTACTCGGCATCCTGGCCGTGCTCTCCATCTTGCCCGTATGCTTCCAGAAAAATCTGCAGAAGAAACTAGAGTAA
- the ipo7 gene encoding importin-7, which produces MDPEALVEALRGTMDPNLREAAERQLNEGHTQVNFVSTLLRVTMSDQLDLPVRQAGVIYLKNMITQHWSDGDGSGTETPVNNIPDEDRQFIRDNIVEAIIHSPERIRVQLTTCIHHMIKHDYPGKWTTIVDKIGFYLQSDNSAGWLGILLCLYQLVKNYEYKKPEERQPLVAAMHIFMPMLKERFIQLLPDHSSDSVLIQKQIFKILYALFQYNLPLELINRQNLTEWMEILKTVVDRDVPPETMQIDEDERPELPWWKCKKWALHILARLFERYGSPGNTTKEYTEFADLFLKEYAVPAQQVLLKVLYQYKEKQYVAPRVLQQTLNYINQGIAHALTWRNLKPHIQGIIQDVVFPLMCYTDSDEELWQEDPYEYIRMKFDVFEDFISPTTAAQTLLFTACNKRKEVLQKTMGFCYQILTDPASDPRKKDGALHMIGSLAEILLKKKIYKDQMEFMLQNHVFPLFRSELGYMRARACWVLHYFCEVKFKSDQNLQTALELTRLCLINDNEMPVKVEAAIALQVLISNQEKAKEYITPFIRPVMQALLHIVRETENDDLTNVIQKMICEYSEEVTPIAVEMTQHLAMTFNQVIQTGPDEEGGDDKAVTAMGILNTIDTLLSVVEDHKEITQQLEGICLQVIGTVLQQHVLEFYEEILSLAHSLTCQQVSPQMWQLLPLVYEVFQQDGFDYFTDMMPLLHNYVTVDTDTLLSDTKYLEIIYSMCKKVLTGDPGEDPECHAAKLLEVIILQCKGRGIDQVVPLFVAAALERLTREVKTSELRTMCLQVAIAGLYYSPPLLLNTLENLRFPNNTEPITNHFITQWLKDVDCFLGLHDRKMCILGLCALIDLEHRPGVVNQVAGQLLPAAILLFNGLKRAYACRAEHENDEDDDDEDGEDEDDNAELGSDEDDIDEEGQEYLEMLAKQAGEDGDDEDWEEDDAEETALEGYTTAVDDEDNLVDEYQIFKAILQNIQTRDPAWYQALTQALDEEQGKHLQDIGTLADQRRAAHESKMIEKHGGYKFTAPVVPSTFNFGGTAPGMN; this is translated from the exons ATGGATCCCGAGGCTTTGGTTGAGGCCCTTCGGGGCACGATGGACCCCAATCTGCGGGAGGCCGCGGAGAGACAGCTGAACGAG GGGCACACCCAGGTAAACTTTGTGTCCACTCTGCTGCGTGTCACCATGTCTGATCAGCTGGATTTGCCTGTCAGGCAAGCAG GTGTGATTTATCTTAAGAACATGATAACCCAGCACTGGAGTGATGGAGACGGTTCAGGCACAGAGACGCCTGTCAATAACATCCCTGACGAGGACAGGCAGTTCATTCGAGATAACATAGTGGAGGCCATCATCCACTCCCCCGAGCGCATCAG GGTTCAGCTGACGACATGTATCCACCACATGATCAAACACGATTACCCCGGCAAGTGGACGACCATTGTGGACAAGATTGGCTTCTACCTGCAGTCAGATAACAGCGCAGGGTGGTTAGGCATCTTGCTCTGCCTTTACCAGCTCGTCAAAAACTATGA ATATAAGAAACCAGAAGAGCGTCAGCCTCTGGTGGCAGCCATGCACATCTTCATGCCCATGCTGAAAGAGCGATTCATCCAGCTGCTCCCTGACCACTCCAGTGACTCTGTCCTCATACAGAAACAGATCTTCAAAATCCTCTACGCCCTCTTCCAG TACAACCTCCCCCTGGAACTCATCAACAGACAGAACCTGACAGAGTGGATGGAGATCCTGAAGACAGTAGTGGACAGAGATGTGCCACCG GAGACAATGCAGATAGATGAAGATGAGCGGCCTGAGCTGCCATGGTGGAAGTGTAAGAAGTGGGCCCTGCACATCTTGGCTCGGCTGTTTGAGAG GTATGGAAGTCCAGGCAACACAACCAAAGAGTACACAGAGTTTGCCGATCTTTTCCTCAAGGAATATGCAGTTCCTGCTCAGCAG GTGCTGCTCAAAGTGTTATACCAGTACAAGGAAAAGCAATATGTGGCTCCCAGAGTACTCCAGCAGACACTCAACTACATCAACCAGGGCATAGCACACGCTCTGACGTGGAGGAACCTCAAACCACACATCCAG GGCATCATTCAAGACGTAGTTTTCCCCCTCATGTGTTACACAGACAGCGATGAGGAGCTGTGGCAGGAGGATCCATACGAGTATATCCGCATGAAGTTTG ATGTATTTGAGGACTTCATCTCTCCTACGACAGCAGCTCAGACACTCCTCTTCACTGCCTGCAACAAGAGGAAAGAG GTTCTGCAAAAGACCATGGGCTTCTGCTACCAGATTCTCACTGATCCCGCCTCTGACCCCAGGAAAAAGGACGGCGCTCTCCACATGATCGGCTCTCTGGCTGAAATCCTGCTGAAG aaaaaaatatacaaggACCAGATGGAGTTCATGCTGCAGAATCACGTCTTCCCCCTGTTCCGCAGTGAACTGGGCTACATGAGAGCCAGG GCCTGCTGGGTGCTGCATTACTTCTGCGAGGTGAAGTTCAAAAGTGACCAGAACCTGCAGACAGCTCTCGAGCTCACACGCCTCTGTCTCATCAATGACAACGAGATGCCAGTCAAGGTGGAGGCTGCCATTGCGTTGCAGGTTCTCATCAGCAACCAGGAGAAAG CCAAAGAATACATCACCCCTTTCATCCGGCCAGTGATGCAGGCTCTCCTGCACATCGTCAGGGAGACGGAGAACGATGACCTCACCAATGTCATACAGAAGATGATCTGTGAATACAGCGAAGAAGTCACTCCAATCGCAGTGGAGATGACGCAGCACTTG GCGATGACGTTCAACCAGGTGATTCAGACAGGGCCTGATGAGGAGGGGGGCGATGACAAGGCTGTGACGGCTATGGGCATCCTCAACACCATTGACACACTGCTAAGTGTGGTGGAGGACCACAAAGAG ATCACTCAGCAGCTGGAAGGCATTTGTCTGCAGGTGATCGGTACCGTGCTGCAGCAACATGTACTGG AGTTCTATGAGGAGATCCTGTCCTTGGCTCACAGCCTGACCTGCCAGCAGGTGTCGCCACAGATGTGGCAGCTCCTTCCTCTGGTGTACGAAGTCTTCCAACAGGATGGATTTGACTACTTCACAG ATATGATGCCTCTCCTTCACAACTATGTCACAGTGGACACAGATACCCTCTTATCTGACACCAAATACCTGGAAATAATCTATAGCATGTGCAAGAAG GTCCTGACAGGAGATCCAGGAGAAGACCCAGAGTGCCATGCAGCCAAATTGCTGGAGGTGATCATCCTGCAGTGCAAAGGTCGTGGGATTGACCAA GTTGTGCCCTTGTTTGTGGCTGCTGCGTTAGAGCGTTTGACCCGGGAGGTGAAGACGAGCGAGCTGAGGACTATGTGCTTACAGGTGGCCATCGCAGGCCTTTACTACagcccccctctcctcctcaacACCTTGGAGAACCTACGCTTCCCAAACAACACTGAGCCCATCACTAACCACTTTATTACCCAGTGGCTCAAAGATGTCGACTGCTTCCTTGG CCTTCATGACAGGAAGATGTGCATTCTGGGACTTTGTGCCCTCATTGACTTGGAGCACAGGCCTGGGGTCGTCAACCAGGTGGCCGGTCAGCTTCTTCCAGCAGCCATCTTACTGTTCAACGGCCTCAAGAGGGCGTACGCCTGTCGAGCAGAGCATGAGAACGACGAAGACGATGACGATGAAGATGGTGAAGATGAGGATGACAATG CTGAGCTGGGCAGTGACGAGGATGACATCGATGAAGAGGGGCAGGAGTACCTGGAGATGCTGGCGAAGCAGGCCGGAGAAGATGGAGACGATGAAGACTGGGAGGAGGATGATGCTGAAGAGACGGCACTTGAGGGCTACACTACagctgtagatgatgaagacaACTTGGTGGACGAGTATCAGATCTTCAAAGCCATACTACAGA ATATCCAGACCCGTGACCCAGCGTGGTATCAGGCACTAACACAGGCCCTTGATGAGGAGCAGGGCAAACACCTTCAGGACATAGGCACACTTGCAGACCAGAGACGGGCAGCACATG AATCCAAGATGATTGAGAAACACGGCGGGTACAAGTTCACAGCACCAGTGGTGCCATCTACTTTCAACTTTGGAGGCACTGCTCCAGGAATGAATTGA